Sequence from the Corallococcus sp. EGB genome:
CTGCACGCTGCGCGAGGACCTGCTGAAGGAGGTGGCGAAGCTCGCGAAGGCGAAGCGCTTCGACTACCTGCTCATCGAGTCCACGGGCATCTCCGAGCCGCTGCCCGTCGCGGAGACCTTCACCTTCGAGGACGAGGAGGGCCAGGGCCTGTCGAAGGTGGCGCGCCTGGACACGATGGTGACGGTGGTGGACGCGTTCAACTTCCTGAAGGACTGGGAGGGGGCGGAGGCGCTCGCGGAGCGGGGGCTCGCGCTGGCGGAGGAGGACGACCGCACGGTGGTGGACCTGCTGGTGGAGCAGGTGGAGTTCGCCGACGTGCTGGTGCTGAACAAGACGGACCTGGTGGACGCCGAGGCGTTGGGACGGCTGGAGGCGGTGCTGCGCCGCTTGAACCCCCAGGCGCGCATCGTGCCCTCGGAACGGGGCCGCGTGCCGCTGTCGGAGGTGCTCGACACGCGCCGCTTCGACTTCGAGCGCGCGAGCCGTGCCCCGGGCTGGCTCCGGGAGCTGCGGGGCGAGCACCTGCCGGAGAGCGAGGCCTACGGCATCCGCAGCTTCGTCTTTCGAAGCCGCGTGCCGCTACACCCGAAGCGCCTCTGGGACTTCGTGCACGGGAGCTGGAAGGGCGTGCTGCGCAGCAAGGGGTTCTTCTGGCTGGCGACGCGCATGGACATCACCGGCCTGTGGGCGCAGGCGGGCGGCGCGTGCAGCTTCGAGCCCGCGGGCCTCTGGTGGTCCGCGCTGCCTCGTGAGGAGTGGCCCGATGACCCGGAGGTGCGCGCGGAGCTGGAGCGCGACGTGGCGGCCGGGCCGTATGGAGACCGGCGCCAGGAGATCGTCTTCATCACCCGCGACGCGGACCCCGCGGCGCTGGCGGGCGCGCTGGAGCGCTGCCTGCTCACGCCCCAGGAGCTGGCGAAGGGGCCCAAGGCCTGGGCGCGGCTCAAGGACCCCTTCCCCGAGTGGCGCAGGATGGCTCAGGACGCGGACACGCCGGACACGTCCGCCGGTTGAGCGGCCACCCTCACTCGTCCTGGGAGGGCAGGTCCGTCACGGTGAGCGTGGCGATGCCCATGTTCGTCGTGAGCCCCGACGGCTGGACGCACGCCGCCAGCGTGGTGAGCGTGGGCACCGCGGTGACCAGGCGCACCGCGTGGCCCGCGTGGCGCCCGGAGCGGATGGTGCCCTCGGACGTGAAGACCTGCATCCCTCCGTCGACCACCGCCTCCACGCGGTCCAGCTCCACGGAGGACTTCTCCCCGTTGGACCAGCTCACCGTGGCGGACGTCGCGCCGCCCGCGTTGCCGATGCAGGTCGCGCGCTTCAGGTGCAGCGTCTCCAGCCCCACCGCCGTCATCACCACGCCGTCGTTGACGGGGCAGGCGCTGAACTGGAGCGACTCGCGCTGCACGGAGTTTCGCGGCGTGGTGAGCAGCAGCCCGGGGCGGTACGCCACCTGGAGCGACCCCGAGCAGACCACCACCGGGGAGTCCTCCAGCGTGCGCGCCGCGTCCTCCATCGACTCCGGCAGCTCCGCCTGCGCCAGCGCCTCCTCGCCCCACACCATGTCCTCCGCCGGAGCCTCGGCCTGCGCCGGAGCCTCGGCCTGCGCCGGGGCTTCCGCCCGCACCGGCGCCGCCGCCGGAGGCGGAGACTCGGGTTCATGGGCCCTGGCGGCGCCCGACGCGAGCACCAGCAGACAGCCACCCCGCGCGAGGATGGTCAGCGCGCGGCGCAGGTGGGACGACTTCAGGACATCGAGGGAACGGGAGAGAGTGGAGCGCGACATCATGGGGGAAGACACCTGGGGTAGGAATCCCTGGGACAGGGAGGCCCGAAGGTGGGGAAGCCCTCTCACGCACGACAGCCACCCCGAAGCGCAGGGTTGGCGTGAACCCCAACCTCTCAGGTTCCGCGCATCCGATTCACGCGGTGGACAGTCTGTCCAAGGCTTGTCGTTGATGGCCGTGATGGCTGGCTTTCCATGTTTCGGGATGCTACGGATTCAGGTTCCTGGACCCCGGCGTGGACGTCGTTTGTCCGTCAGGGCGTCCGGGAGGAACGACAAGGCCGTGACTCCAGACGATTTGGACGTGGGCGACGTGGCCGGGGGCCCTGGCTCCAGCGCCACTCGAGGGGTGTGGGCGCGGGTGATGAAGGGTTCGTTGGAGGAGGCGGTGCGCGCCTACGAGGCGATGGGGGCGGGGCAGCGCGAGCGGGTCCTGGAGGAGGCGTTGGTGGTGCCCACCGCCACGCGCACCCAGCTGGTGGAGGTGCTGCGGCAGGCGCGCGACTTCGCGGGCGCGGCGCGGCTGTTGGAGGCGGACGGAGACGACCGGGGCGCGGCGCCGCTGTACGAACAGGCGGGCGCGCCGCTGCTGGCGGCGGAGGCGTGGCTGCGGGTGGGGGAGCAGGCCCGCGCGGCGGCCGCCTTCGAGCGGGCCGGCTCGCTGGAGCAGGCGCTGTCGCTGTACCAGGCGCTGGGCGCGCGCGAGTCTCTGGCGCACCTGCTGGGCCGCATGCACCGGCCCCTGGAGGCGGCGAGGACGTTCCGGATGCTGGGCAACGCGCACGCGGAGCTGGAGATGCTGCGCGCGGTGCCCGTGGACGACCCGCAGCGGCCGGAGGCCGTGCTGCGCATGTGCGAGCTGCTGGACGCGGAGGGCGCCACGTGGCGCGCGCTGGTGCTGCTGGCGGACGGCATCAAGCACGCGTCCGGAGCGGGGCTGCTCCTGCTCCAGGCGGAGCAGGCGCGGCTGCTCCAGCACCTGGGGCTCGCGTCGGCGCCGGAGGGCGCGGCCGCGGCGGAGAAGGCCCCGCCGGTGGTGGATGGCTATGGCTATCTGAAAGCCATTCCCATCTTCGATGGTCTGTCTTTGGAGGACATGCGCGACCTCTACCGTCTGGCCCGGCCCGTCCTGGTGCCGGCGGGCACGACGGTGCTGGAGAAGGGCGCCAGGGGCATGGGGCTGGTGGTGCTGCTGGAGGGCATGGTGAGCGTGTCCACCGGCCCGGGGCCGGACGCGCGCCAGCTCAACATGCTGGGGCCGGGCGCGTTCCTGGGAGAGATTTCGCTCATCCTCGACGGCCCGGTGTCCGCGCATGTGCGCGCGCACACGGTGGTGCGCGCGCTGCGGGTCACGCGGGCGGACTTCCAATACTTCCTGGAGACGCACGAGGCCGCGGCCCTGCGCATCTACCGCCTCTTCACCCAGAGCCTGGCGGAGCGGGTGCGCGATTTGAGCAGCTGAACGGACTGCCCCTGGGAAGGGATGCGTGCGCCGCGCGGCTGGGTTACAGAGGCGCGCATGGCGCACCCTCCACACGCGCGGTCCCTGAAGTCCCAGGCGGCGGCGCTCGCCGCCGAAGGGAAGATGGACGCGGCGCTGGCCGGCTACCAGGCCGCCCTGCGCGATGAGCCGGAGGACGCGGAGCTCCACCAGCGCGTCGCGGAGCTGCTGGAGTGGCTGGGGCGAGCCCCCGAGGCCGCCCGCGCCTACGACGACGCGGCGCTCGGCTGGACCCGCGCGGGTGCGCTCCTGCGCGCGGTGGCCGCCGCGGTGCTGTCGCGGCGCGCGAGGCCCCAGACGGTGCGCGCCCTGGCGGAGCGCTTCGCCCAGCCTCCCGGCGCCCTGGCCCCCACCTTCGCCTGGGTGCCGGACGGCAAGGACGCGGGCGTGCCCGTCCTGTCCGCCGTGGGACGCGACGCCTTCGAGGCGCTCGTGGGGGCGCTGGAGGTGCGCGCCTTCTGGCCGGGCCAGCGCGTGGTGGAGGAGGGCCAGCCGGGCGACTCCATGTTCGCGCTGGTGGAGGGCCGCGCGGAGGTGGCGCGCCGGGTGGAGGGCAACGCGCGCCAGGTCGTCGCCACGCTGGGGCCGGGGGACTTCTTCGGCGAGGTGGCGCTGGTGTCGGAGGGGCCCCGGCTCGCCAGCGTGGAGGTGCGCGAGCGCTCCGTGCTGCTGGAGTTCAAGCGCTCCTCCCTCGCCCGCGTGAGCGCGGCGCACCCGGAGGTGGACGCGGCGGTGCACGCCTTCTACCAGCGCCGGCTGGTGGAGAACCTGCTGCGCACCAGCCCCCTGTTCACCAACCTGTCGCCCGCGCTGAAGCAGGCCATGTCGCGCGAGTTCGACCTGCGCGCCGTGCCCGCGGGACAGGTGCTCCTCACGCAGGGCCAGCCGGGCGACGCCTTCTACCTGCTCCTGCGCGGCCAGTGTCAGCTGTCGCTGGAGCAGCCGGGCCGCATCGTGCTGCTGCCGGAGCTGCGCGAGGGCGACGTGTTCGGTGAAATCTCGCTGCTGCTCGGCAAGCCCGTCTCCGCGACGGTGCGCACGAAGACGCCTTGCGTGGTGCTGCGCCTGGAGCGCGCCGCCTTCGAGCGGCACGTCGTCAGCCAGCCCGGCCTCAAGGGCCAGCTCATGCGCATGGGCACGGAGCGCCTCCAGCAGACCGCGAAGGCGCTCTTCGTCTAACGCGTCAGGCCTCCGCGTCCAGCCGCACGGGGTGCTCGCGCAGCCAGTCCTGCGCGCGGCGGACGCGGTCGGCGCCGGACGCGCGGCCCTCCTTCTCCAGGAGCTGCCGGTAGGGCTCCAGCTGCTCCGGCGTCCACGCGGGCAGCGCCTTCAGGTCCGCGAGCGCCACCAGCTCCTCCGCGCTCCGCCCCCGCGCCTCCTGCCGCGCGGTGAGCAGCGCCGCCAGCACCAGCCGCGCGGGCTCCGCCTCGAAGGCGATGGCCGCGTCGGTGAGCCACTCGCGCGTGGGCTCGTCCGCCGCCGGGTCCTTCGCGCCCGCGCGCATGCGCTCCAGCATGCCTTCGAGGAAGTCCGCGTCCACCGCGCCCTTCACCGCGCGCAGGAGCGCGGCGATGACCTGCCGCCGGGCCTCCGGGTCCTTGGGCTGCGTCTTCATCGCGCGCAGGGGCTCCCACAGCGTGACGGTGAGCCACAGCTCCTCTTCCGGAGAGAAGACGGACGGCGTCGCGGGGTCGCGCAGCTTCGTCTCCACCCGCTGCGCGCGCTCCTTCGCCTCGCGCGAGATGCGCTCCACCAGCGCGGGGTCCGCCTGCACGTGCTTCACCAGCGCGTCCAGCTCACCGGTCTCCGCCCTCCGCAGGGCCTCCGCGGCCTCGGGCGTGAGGGACTCCGGCGCCATGCCTTCCATCAGGGCCTCGTACTTGCGCACCACCTCCGCGTGCTTCTGGCTCCACTCGCGGAACTGCACGTCGAAGACGACGTCCAGCACCGGGTTGTCCTCCGGCCGCACCTTGCCCGTCTTCTTCGCCGCCGTGGCCAGCAGCGCGCCCACGCTCAGCGCCCGCCGCTCCTCCGGCGTGCGCCCGCCCTTCGCCGCCTGCGCGAGCAGCGCCGCGCCCAGCTTCTCCTGGAAGTGGCGCCCGCCCAGCTCGCGCACCACGCCCACGCGCAGGCTGTCTCGGGCGGCCATCGCGTCCAGGCCCTCCTGCGCGGCCAGCTTCGCGAGCGCCTGGCCCACGTGGTCGCTGAAGGCCTTGTCGTCGTAGCGCAGCCCCGGCTGGGGACCGGCGGCCTGGAGCAGCACGCTCAGGTGCTCCAGCGCCTGCGACAGGCGGGACACGTCCGCGTCACCCAGGAGCGCCATGGCGGCCTCCAGGTCCTGCTTCAGCGGGTTCGCGGGGGCGGAGGGAGGAGGCTGCGCGGCTTTCGCGCGGTCCTCGGCGGCGTGACAGGCCTTGTACTTCTTCCCGCTGCCACAGGGGCACGGGTCGTTGCGGCCGGGCTTGGAAGGGCTCACGGCCCGGCACCGTAAGCGAAAGCGCCCGGCCCTTCCATGAACGGAAGGAGCCGGGCGCCCCGGTGCTTCAGGAACGGTTCAGCGGGCTACTGCAGGTTGAAGCCCAACGTCAGGCCCAGCACGTGCGCGGAGCCGGAGTACGTGCCGGGCATGCCCGGCGCCGTGCTCTCCTTGTTCGCCAGCGCGACGAACTGGTAGCCCAGGTCCGCGCGGAACGGCTTGAACTCGTAGCCCACGCCCGCGGACACCTTGATGCGGTTGGCGTCCGGCAGGTCCGGCGTCAGCGTGCTGTTGGGGCTGGGGGACGGGTCGTACGTGAAGCCCAGGCGCACCTGCAGCGCGTCCGTCACGCCGTACTCACCGCCCAGCGAGTACTTCCACTTCGCGTGCCAGCGCTTGGGCAGCGGGTTGTCGATGGACGGGTTCTCGAAGTGGATGGCCAGCTCCGAGAAGGAGGACCAGTCCACCCAGCTCGCGTCGAACGCCAGCAGCAGGTTCGACAGCGGGCGGTACGCCAGGCCCGCCGTCACGGTGGACGGCAGGGTGACGTCCGCGTGCGCCTTCTGGTCCGTCAGCCGGCTCTGGAACTCCACCGGGATGTTCTGGAAGTCCGCCTTGCCCTGGAACGCGATGTCGATGGCGCTGCGGTAGTGGAGGCCCAGGTCCAGGTTGTCCAGCAGCTTGGCCTGCACGCCCACGTTGAAGCCGGAGCCCCAGTCCGCGCCACCCAGGTGGATGGAGCCCTCGCTGTTCACGAAGTCCAGGCCGCGCGTCAGCTCGATGGTGGCCCGGGCGATGTCCAGACCCGCGCCGAAGCGGAAGCGCGGGTGCAGCTCATACGCGAACGACGGGTTGATGTAGTACGTCGCCAGCGCGGACTCGTAGCCGCGGAAGCGGCCGCTGAAGCCCTCCTCCCAGCGGCTGCGCGCGCCGTAGGGCGTGTACACGCCCACGCCGAACGCCGCCTTCTCGAACGGCTTGTAGACCACGAACAGGTGCGGAGGCGGAGACAGCGTGGTGCGCTGCCCCTCCTGCTCCATGCCCGGCCGCTGGAAGTTGATGCTGGGCAGGATGCCCGTGTCGCCGAGCGTGATGTCGAGCTTCTTCACGCCGACCATGTTCGCCACGTTGTAATAGATGGAGGACGAGTCCTCCAGCCACGCCGTGGCGGCGCCGCCCGCGCCGGTGGCGCGAGCGCTGTGGGTGTCGACCTGGAAGCCCGCGGCCTGGCTCGTACCGGCCGCCAGGATCGCCACGAGGGAGAGTGTCTTTTTCATGGGTGTTTGAGTCCTCTCTCAGTGGTTCGCGTTACTGCGCCACGGTGCCGGTGGACAGGAAGCCGATGATCTGGTCCTGGGCGGCGTCACGCACGCTCACCGGGATTTGCGGGTGGTTGAGGAACGAGTGGCGGCCGGACGCCGGGATGCCCCCGATGAGCGACTCCGGGAACATGTACGTGGCCACGGTGCGCGGCGCGTCCTTGCGGTTGGCCGCGTTGATCAGCGCCTGGGTGTTCGCGTTCGGGATGACCTGGTCGCCCTCGATGTACTGGATGAACGCGCGGTGCACCTTGGGGTCCGTGCCGGCCGCCGCGTTGTTGTCCAGCAGGTACGCGTAGTTGCGCGCGTCCGCCGGGTCCAGGATGGTGTTCGCCAGGCTGATGAACGTGTCGAACGCCGGGGTGCCCGGGTTGACGCCCGCGGAGGCCAGCTGGGCCAGGAACGCGGTGCGCTGCGCGGAGAAGGCCGGCGCCGTCAGCAGCACGCTGGCCAGGTTGCCACCGGCCACGTTGAGCACCGAGCGGTGCACGCGCGGAGACACCGCGGTGGACATGGTGCCCATGATGCCGCCGAGGCTCTGGCCCACGTAGTCCACCTGCGCCGCGTTCAGCTGCACGCCCACGGCCGTGGACAGCTCGGGGCTCGCCAGCACGCGCAGGAACTGGCTGAAGTCCACCACGTGGTGGCGGAAGTTGTCGCGCGTGGTGAACAGGTTGCCCAGGTTCAGGAAGTTCCAGCCGGAGATGACCGGGACGCCGGAGCTGTCGCGCTTGAAGTCACCGCCCTCGCAGCGCTGGGTGTCCGCGCGGCACACGCCCTGCGACGGGGAGAGCACGCTGGAGCAGTACACGTCGGCCGGCACGCCCGGCGGGAGCGCCGAGGCGCTGCAGTCCGCGCCGTTCGCCGGCGTGCGCGCCACGCAGCGGCCGTAGGACAGGCTGCCGCGGTTGGTCTCGCAGCGCTGGGTGGCGGGGTCGGCGCACGCGCCGTCGTCGCCCACCGAGCCCGTGGTGCCCAGCACCGTGGCGGAGCCCACGCAGCTGGTGCGCTCACCGTGGTAGACGGCGTCCATCGCGACCACCGCGTAGCCCGCGCCGGTCAGCTTGTTGGCCACGCCGAGCACCGCGGTGCGGTTGCTCGTCAGGCCGTGGCCGAACACCAGCACCGGCCAGCCGGTGGAGGGCGCCTCGCCGTTCGGCACGAACAGCATGAACGGGTAGCGGGTGGGGCGCGGCTCGGTGGGGTTCAGCGTGTCGAACGGGCCCGTGAGCAGCCAGGGCGTGTTGGCCCGCACCTCGTAGACCGCGGCGATGTTGTTGGACGTGAACCCGACCCCGGACATCGCCGCCTTCACCTGCGTGGTGATGGGGAAGACGGAGGTGGGCGCCGCGGGCGTCCCGTACACGCCGCCCGGCAGCGTGTAGAGCTGCTGCAGCACGGACGTGGTGCTCTGGGTGGTGAACGCCCAGCCCAGGGCGATCTTCTTGCGCGGCAGGCCCGCCTTGGCCAGCGCGTCGAAGAAGGGCTTGTGGGCCGCGCGCACCGGCTCCAGCGCCGCCGCCAGCGAGTCCGGCACGGAGGAGATGGTGCTCTTCTTGGTCGCGGCGTCGTACACCGGGTTGGCCAGGCGCATCAGCGCGAACGCCGTCGCCGGGGCCACGTTGCGGCCGCGGGTGTCCTTCAGGTCCGTGGTCAGCACCGCGCCGTACTGGGTGGCGCCATCCAGCGGCGTCTTCGGGACGATCTGCAGCTGCTGCGGGACGTCGACGACACCCGCCGTGCCCACGCTGGTGCCGCAGTCACCGGTCTTCTCCACCAGGCAGGGCACCACGTCCGGCTGGGTGCCCTTGTCCAGGTTGGACAGCTTGAAGAACTTCACGCCCGCGGCCAGCGACGCCGCGTCCACGCGGGGGGCCGGACCGTCCGCCGCCTCGCGGAACATGGTGCCGTCCAGCACGCCCTGCGCGTCGCCGTTCTCCGACACGATGGCGCCCGTGGTGGAGAAGCCGTCCAGCGTGTTCAGGCCCGTGAACAGGTCCTGCTGCAGGCCCGGGGTCGTCGGGACGGGGAAGTTCAGGTGCGCCGCCGCGGTGGCCGTGGCCGGCACGCGCAGCAGGTCGTTGGGGAACGGGACGATGGTGGGGACGCGCGGGGTGGCCGCCAGGTTGATGGTGGCCTCCGGCTGGTTGACCACGCTGAAGGTCCACAGCAGGACCACGTCCTCGCGCTTGAAGCCCTTGGCGACCAGGCCCTCGATGATGGGCGCGTAGCCGCGGCGCAGCTGCTCCAGCCGCAGGGCGCTCTGGGTCTGGTCCGCCAGGCGCTTGGCCGGATCCGTCTCCGTGGAGGGGATGATCTCCGTGGCCGGGGCGCAGTCCGGCGCGGTCAGGTCCTCGCAGGTGACCAGCGGCCTCGCGGAGCTCGCGAAGGCCCACGTCGCCGACCCGATGACCGGGTAGCCCGCGGTCGTCTTCAGGCCGTTCTCACCGCCGATGAGCGCCACCGCGTAGCGGCCGCCCTTCGGCCACGCCGGCAGGCCCGTGTTCGGGTCCACCGGGGGGATGATGTTGATGAGGTCCGTGTCCTCGTTGTACGCGATGGTCGGCGTCACCGGCTTCGTCGCCAGCGGCGTGCCCGCGTACAGGTCGATGAAGACGACCGTCTTCGAGTTCACCGTGAAGGGATCCAGGTCCTTCACCTTGGTGTTGGCGATGGCGGACGTCGGGAAGCCGTTGAGCGAATTCAGGTAGTCGCGCGTGAACTCCTGCTCCGCCGCGGAGGCCGCCGGGTTGATGGGCGCCTCCACCAGCTTCGTGGTCTGGTTGATGGCCAGATCATTGGGAGAGGGAACGACGGCGGGAGAACCCGTGGGATCGAACTCCGCGAGACCGACGTTCGTATTCGGAGCGTCCTGCGCGATCTCCGGCGTGCAGGCGACGGCTCCCAGGGCCATGGCCCCGAGGAACAACTGTTTCTTCATGGTGGGAATCCCCTCCAGCCCAAGGTGAACTGCTGGAAACAATGCAGTGAGTAGCACGCCAATCCCGAGTCACAAAGTGAGAGGGGTTGACGCGCCGAGTCAGGTGTGGGGTGGCGCCGCGTGCATGCGGGTGGACGCTCACGCCGCGTGCGCGGCAGGGGGCGCGTGACGCGCGGGAGAACGCGGATACGCTGCCGTCCATGAAACGACTGCTGACAGTGTTGGCGATGACCGTGGCGATGGGCGCGAGCGCGGAGGAGGCCGGAGGCCTGACGTGGACCGCGCCCGCGGAGTGGGCCGCCCAGCCCCCCAGGCCCATGCGCGCGGCGACATACAAGGTGCCCGCCGCGAAGGGAGACGCGGAAGACGCGGAAATGGCTGTCTTCTATTTCGGGCAGGGGCAGGGCGGCGCGGTGGACGCGAACGTGAAGCGCTGGGTGGCGCAGTTCCAGAAGCCCGACGGCAAGCCCCTGGACGACAAGGACGCGAAGACGAAGCAGGAGAAGGTGAACGGGCTGCCCGTCACCACGGTGGAGGTGAAGGGCACGTACGCGGGCGGCGGCCCCATGATGGGGCCCTCCGCGCCCAAGCCGAAGTTCAAGCTGCGCGGCGCCATCGTGGAGGGGCCGGAGGGCGCGCTCTTCTACAAGCTCACCGGGCCGGAGAAGACGGTGAACGGCGCGGAGAAGGACTTCCGCAAGCTGGTGGAGTCCGTGAAGCCCGCGGCGAAGAAGTAGCGCGGGCAGGCGGAGCCGCGGGGGGCCCCGGAGCGCCGGGGGACGTCGGCAAGCGGATTGCTAAGGCCCTCCGGCACACGGCGCCCGAACGCCGAGCACCGGAGGCCTCACGTGTCGATGTGCCGCAGCCCTGAGTTCCAGAACCTCATCTCCCGCGCCATCACCCTGTTCCCGGAGGACACCGTCCTGGGAGCGCTCCAGCAGATGTACCGCCACGGCGTGCACGTGCTGCCCGTGGTGGAGGGGCGCGGCGGCGACCTGTTGGGCGAGGTGACCGAGGACGAGCTGCACCGCGTGGCCCGCCGCCGCCCGCTGGCGCGGCTGGCTGAAATTCTGACGGTCAAGGCGCTGGCGGCGCCGGAAGAAACGACCGCGGAGGCCGCGGCTCCGCTGCGGCTGGCCGCCTCCAGCGGCTGGCTGCACTGAAAGGACCCTGCGCGCCCATCCGGCGCGGGGGAGGGCAAGCCCGGTGGCCAGGCCGCCTGACCGCTGGTGGACACCCGCCCTTGCGCAAAGGGCTGGGAGCAAACACCTCCAGGTCTGACTGGCGGCTGTCTGACGACTCGTACTGGCGGGCGGGCTGCAATCCCGGAAGGAGGTCAACAGCCTGTTGGCGGTGCCCCCGGCTTTCCGTCGAGGGCGAGGAGGCGGGTCATGAAGGCAGTGGCGATCATCCTGGCGGCGGGCAAGCCCGGGCGGATGTCCCACCCCAAGGCGCTCATCGAGCACGAGGGGGGCAAGAGCTTCCTTCAGTCGCTGGCGTCCACCTTCGGCAAGGCAGGGGGAGGGATGAGCGTGCTGGGCGTGGTGGGCAGCGACGAGGTCGCGGTGCGCGAGCAGCACCCGAGCCTGGAGCTGGTGACGAGCAGGGACTGGGAGAAGAGCTTGATGGCGTCCGTGAAGGCGGGGCTGGAGGCGGCCCTGGCGGACGACCCGGACGTGGTGCTGCTGCATCCGGTGGACATGCCGGCGGTGCGCGCCACCACCCTCAAGACGCTGCTCAAGGCCGTGGGGGAGTCCGGCACGGTGCTCCGTCCGGAGTTCGAGGGCGCCCCGGGCTGGCCGCTGATTCTCACGGCGGACATGGCGCGCAAGCTTCACGACGCGGAGGGCGACAAGCTGGAGGAGGCCGTGCGGGCGCTCTCTCCGCGCCAGCTGGCCGTCAAGGATCCGGGGGTCGTCGTGAACATCAACACGCCGGAGGTCTACGAGCGGCTCTTTGGCGGCCCCCCGAAGCTGGCCCCGCCGCCCAAGCGGCGCATGAAGCGCGCGAACGCGGCCAACGGCGCAGGCGCGGAGTCCGCTCCGGCCTCCTACGCGGCGGCGCCGTCGGAGGAGTAGGCCGCGAGCCGCAGCTCCCGGGGGCCGCACGGTGCGCGGGGACCCCGGGAGTTTTTACTTCAGGCTTCCCGCCCTCAGAACGACAGGCCCAGGCCCGCGTAGGGACCGGAGAAGAGGTCCGCGTGCACCACGCCGTCCAGGTGGCCGCCGTCGCTGAGGTACAGGGTGCGCCAGCCGCCGCGCAGGTTGAGGGCGCCCAGGTGCAGCGCGAGCCCGGCCTGCATGTCCACCTGGCGGTGCGGGAAGGGCACCACCTGGATGCGCGCCTCCACGTCGAAGGGCGACGGGCCGATGCACGCCTCCAGCGACGC
This genomic interval carries:
- the zigA gene encoding zinc metallochaperone GTPase ZigA, whose product is MTRAREAVDSRLPVTVLSGFLGAGKTTLLNHVLHNREGLRVAVIVNDMSEVNIDAKLVRGGGAALRRVDEKLVELSNGCICCTLREDLLKEVAKLAKAKRFDYLLIESTGISEPLPVAETFTFEDEEGQGLSKVARLDTMVTVVDAFNFLKDWEGAEALAERGLALAEEDDRTVVDLLVEQVEFADVLVLNKTDLVDAEALGRLEAVLRRLNPQARIVPSERGRVPLSEVLDTRRFDFERASRAPGWLRELRGEHLPESEAYGIRSFVFRSRVPLHPKRLWDFVHGSWKGVLRSKGFFWLATRMDITGLWAQAGGACSFEPAGLWWSALPREEWPDDPEVRAELERDVAAGPYGDRRQEIVFITRDADPAALAGALERCLLTPQELAKGPKAWARLKDPFPEWRRMAQDADTPDTSAG
- a CDS encoding cyclic nucleotide-binding domain-containing protein yields the protein MKGSLEEAVRAYEAMGAGQRERVLEEALVVPTATRTQLVEVLRQARDFAGAARLLEADGDDRGAAPLYEQAGAPLLAAEAWLRVGEQARAAAAFERAGSLEQALSLYQALGARESLAHLLGRMHRPLEAARTFRMLGNAHAELEMLRAVPVDDPQRPEAVLRMCELLDAEGATWRALVLLADGIKHASGAGLLLLQAEQARLLQHLGLASAPEGAAAAEKAPPVVDGYGYLKAIPIFDGLSLEDMRDLYRLARPVLVPAGTTVLEKGARGMGLVVLLEGMVSVSTGPGPDARQLNMLGPGAFLGEISLILDGPVSAHVRAHTVVRALRVTRADFQYFLETHEAAALRIYRLFTQSLAERVRDLSS
- a CDS encoding cyclic nucleotide-binding domain-containing protein, with product MAHPPHARSLKSQAAALAAEGKMDAALAGYQAALRDEPEDAELHQRVAELLEWLGRAPEAARAYDDAALGWTRAGALLRAVAAAVLSRRARPQTVRALAERFAQPPGALAPTFAWVPDGKDAGVPVLSAVGRDAFEALVGALEVRAFWPGQRVVEEGQPGDSMFALVEGRAEVARRVEGNARQVVATLGPGDFFGEVALVSEGPRLASVEVRERSVLLEFKRSSLARVSAAHPEVDAAVHAFYQRRLVENLLRTSPLFTNLSPALKQAMSREFDLRAVPAGQVLLTQGQPGDAFYLLLRGQCQLSLEQPGRIVLLPELREGDVFGEISLLLGKPVSATVRTKTPCVVLRLERAAFERHVVSQPGLKGQLMRMGTERLQQTAKALFV
- a CDS encoding YecA family protein; amino-acid sequence: MSPSKPGRNDPCPCGSGKKYKACHAAEDRAKAAQPPPSAPANPLKQDLEAAMALLGDADVSRLSQALEHLSVLLQAAGPQPGLRYDDKAFSDHVGQALAKLAAQEGLDAMAARDSLRVGVVRELGGRHFQEKLGAALLAQAAKGGRTPEERRALSVGALLATAAKKTGKVRPEDNPVLDVVFDVQFREWSQKHAEVVRKYEALMEGMAPESLTPEAAEALRRAETGELDALVKHVQADPALVERISREAKERAQRVETKLRDPATPSVFSPEEELWLTVTLWEPLRAMKTQPKDPEARRQVIAALLRAVKGAVDADFLEGMLERMRAGAKDPAADEPTREWLTDAAIAFEAEPARLVLAALLTARQEARGRSAEELVALADLKALPAWTPEQLEPYRQLLEKEGRASGADRVRRAQDWLREHPVRLDAEA
- a CDS encoding OmpP1/FadL family transporter, which translates into the protein MKKTLSLVAILAAGTSQAAGFQVDTHSARATGAGGAATAWLEDSSSIYYNVANMVGVKKLDITLGDTGILPSINFQRPGMEQEGQRTTLSPPPHLFVVYKPFEKAAFGVGVYTPYGARSRWEEGFSGRFRGYESALATYYINPSFAYELHPRFRFGAGLDIARATIELTRGLDFVNSEGSIHLGGADWGSGFNVGVQAKLLDNLDLGLHYRSAIDIAFQGKADFQNIPVEFQSRLTDQKAHADVTLPSTVTAGLAYRPLSNLLLAFDASWVDWSSFSELAIHFENPSIDNPLPKRWHAKWKYSLGGEYGVTDALQVRLGFTYDPSPSPNSTLTPDLPDANRIKVSAGVGYEFKPFRADLGYQFVALANKESTAPGMPGTYSGSAHVLGLTLGFNLQ
- a CDS encoding CBS domain-containing protein, whose product is MCRSPEFQNLISRAITLFPEDTVLGALQQMYRHGVHVLPVVEGRGGDLLGEVTEDELHRVARRRPLARLAEILTVKALAAPEETTAEAAAPLRLAASSGWLH
- a CDS encoding NTP transferase domain-containing protein; translated protein: MKAVAIILAAGKPGRMSHPKALIEHEGGKSFLQSLASTFGKAGGGMSVLGVVGSDEVAVREQHPSLELVTSRDWEKSLMASVKAGLEAALADDPDVVLLHPVDMPAVRATTLKTLLKAVGESGTVLRPEFEGAPGWPLILTADMARKLHDAEGDKLEEAVRALSPRQLAVKDPGVVVNINTPEVYERLFGGPPKLAPPPKRRMKRANAANGAGAESAPASYAAAPSEE